In one Bacillus rossius redtenbacheri isolate Brsri chromosome 11, Brsri_v3, whole genome shotgun sequence genomic region, the following are encoded:
- the LOC134537092 gene encoding alanine--glyoxylate aminotransferase translates to MWTRRLLQRTETALRLQRSVAMQPCRVEPPPELLTPLRVPDKILLGPGPSNCSPRVLHALSLPVVGHLHPECTQVMDEVKAGLRYVFQTRNAATLAVSATGHGGMEMALCNLVEPGDVVLVVVGGLWGQRAADMARRYGADVRLCEKLPGQNFSLQELEAEVARHRPAVVFAIQGDSSTGVYQPLQGAGQMCHRYDSLLVVDTVASLCGVPFLMDEWEIDVVYSGSQKVLGTPPGLAPISFSPRAVAKVESRKSPPSVFYWDLKLLGNYWACFDEPRKYHHTASSNLLCALREGLAQVAEEGLQACVERHGRCSAQLWEGLARLWLQPFAEGSAARLPTVNAVRLPEDVDFRAMQEHAASNYSMEIAAGLGPTAGKAFRVGLMGYNATPGRVALVLRVIEEGLELARSAQMPSRL, encoded by the exons ATGTGGACTCGGAGGCTGCTGCAGAGGACGGAGACAGCCTTGCGCCTCCAGCGGTCCGTGGCGATGCAGCCGTGCAGGGTGGAGCCCCCGCCTGAACTCTTGACCCCGCTGAGGGTCCCGGACAAGATCCTGCTGGGCCCCGGGCCGTCCAACTGCTCGCCGCGCGTGCTGCACGCCCTGAGTCTGCCCGTGGTCGGTCACCTCCACCCCGAGTGCACACAG GTGATGGACGAGGTGAAGGCGGGGCTGCGCTACGTCTTCCAGACGCGCAACGCGGCGACTCTGGCGGTGAGCGCGACGGGCCACGGCGGCATGGAGATGGCGCTGTGCAACCTGGTGGAGCCGGGCGACGTGGTGCTGGTGGTGGTGGGCGGCCTGTGGGGGCAGCGCGCCGCCGACATGGCACGGCGCTACG GTGCCGACGTGCGGCTGTGCGAGAAGCTGCCGGGGCAGAACTTCAGCCTGCAGGAGCTGGAGGCGGAGGTGGCCCGCCACCGGCCCGCCGTGGTGTTCGCGATCCAGGGGGACTCCTCCACGGGCGTGTACCAGCCGCTGCAAGGGGCCGGCCAGATGTGCCACAG GTACGACAGCCTGCTGGTCGTGGATACGGTGGCGTCCCTGTGCGGCGTGCCGTTCCTCATGGACGAGTGGGAGATAGACGTGGTCTACTCGGGCTCCCAGAAGGTGCTGGGGACCCCGCCGGGACTCGCACCCATCTCCTTCAGCCCCCGGGCCGT GGCGAAGGTTGAGTCCCGGAAGAGCCCGCCGTCGGTTTTCTACTGGGACTTGAAGCTGCTGGGGAACTACTGGGCGTGTTTCGACGAACCTCGCAA GTACCACCACACGGCGTCCTCGAACCTGCTGTGCGCGCTGCGCGAGGGCCTGGCGCAGGTCGCCGAGGAGGGGCTGCAGGCGTGCGTGGAGCGGCACGGCCGCTGCTCGGCGCAGCTGTGGGAGGGGCTGGCGCGGCTCTGGCTGCAGCCGTTCGCCGAGGGCAGCGCGGCGCGCCTGCCCACCGTCAACGCCGTGCGGCTGCCCGAGGACGTCGACTTCCGCGCGATGCAGGAGCACGCCGCCAGCAA CTACTCCATGGAGATCGCCGCGGGGCTGGGGCCGACCGCCGGCAAGGCGTTCCGCGTGGGGCTGATGGGGTACAACGCCACGCCCGGCCGTGTGGCGCTCGTGCTGCGCGTCATCGAGGAGGGCCTGGAGCTCGCACGCAGCGCGCAGATGCCCTCGCGCCTCTAG